In Budorcas taxicolor isolate Tak-1 chromosome 16, Takin1.1, whole genome shotgun sequence, the following are encoded in one genomic region:
- the CLSTN1 gene encoding calsyntenin-1 isoform X1 encodes MLRRPAPALAPAAWLLLAGLLCSGGGWASRVNKHKPWLEPTYHGLVTESDSTVLLDPPLIALDKDAPLRFAESFEVTVTKEGEICGFKIHGQNVPFDAVVVDKSTGEGVIRSTEKLDCELQKDYTFTIQAYDCGKGPDGASVKKSHKATVHIQVNDVNEYAPVFKEKSYKATVVEGRQYDSILRVEAVDADCSPQFSQICSYEIVTPDVPFTVDKDGYIKNTEKLNYGKEHQYKLTVTAYDCGKKRAAEDVLVKISIKPTCTPGWQGWNSRVEYEPGTGALTLFPNVHLETCDESVASVQVVVELETSHIGKGCDRDTYSEKSLHRLCGAASGTAELLPSPGGSWNWTVGLPTDNGHDSDQVFEFNGTQAVRVPDGIMSVNPKEPFTISVWMRHGPFGKKKETILCSSDKTEMNRHRYSLYVHGCRLVFLLRQDPSEEKKYKPAEFHWKLSQVCDEEWHHYVLNVEIPSVTLYVDGVPHEPFSVTEDYPLHPSKIETQLVVGACWQEYSGVESDNETEPVPLASAGGDLRMTQFFRGNLAGLTIRSGKLTDKKVIDCLYTCKEGLDLHTPEDNGRGVKIQANPSQSMLTLEGEDVAELDKAMQHISYLNSRQFPTPGIRRLKITSTVKCFNEAACISIPPVDGYVMVLQPEEPKISLSGIHHFARAASEFESSEGVFLFPELRIISTITREVEPEGEGDEDPTVQESLVSEEIVHDLDTCEVTVEGEELNGEQESLEVDTARLQQKGIEMSSSDMGVVFTGVDTMASYEEILHLLCYRNWHTRSLLDRKFKLVCSELNGRYVSNEFQVEVNVIHTANPVEHASHIAAQPQFVHPEHRSFIDLSGHNLANPHPFAVVPSTATVVIVVCVSFLVFMIILGVFRIRAAHQRTMRDQDTGKENEMDWDDSALTITVNPMETYEDQHSSEEEEEEEEEESEDGDEEDDITSAESESSEEDEGEHGDPKTANRQQQLEWDDSTLSY; translated from the exons AGAGTTTTGAGGTGACAGTCACCAAAGAAG GTGAGATTTGTGGATTTAAGATTCACGGACAGAATGTGCCCTTTGACGCAGTGGTGGTGGATAAATCCACTGGCGAGGGGGTCATTCGCTCCACAGAGAAGCTGGACTGTGAGCTGCAGAAGGACTACACGTTCACCATCCAGGCCTATGACTGTGGGAAGGGGCCAGACGGGGCCAGTGTAAAAAAATCTCACAA AGCAACTGTCCACATTCAGGTGAATGACGTCAACGAATATGCGCCCGTGTTCAAGGAGAAGTCCTACAAAGCCACAGTGGTGGAGGGGAGGCAGTACGACAGCATCTTGAGGGTGGAGGCGGTGGACGCAGACTGCTCCCCCCAGTTCAGCCAAATCTGCAGCTATGAGATCGTCACCCCGGATGTGCCATTCACTGTCGACAAAGATG GTTACATAAAAAACACAGAGAAGCTGAACTATGGTAAAGAGCACCAGTACAAGCTGACTGTCACGGCCTATGACTGCGGGAAGAAAAGAGCGGCAGAAGACGTTTTGGTGAAGATCAGCATCAAGCCCACCTGCACCCCTGGGTGGCAAG GATGGAACAGCAGGGTCGAATACGAGCCTGGCACCGGCGCTCTGACACTCTTTCCGAATGTCCACCTGGAAACGTGTGACGAGTCGGTGGCCTCGGTGCAGGTAGTGGTGGAGCTGGAGACCAGCCACATCGGGAAGGGCTGTGACCGTGACACCTACTCCGAGAAATCACTTCACCGGCTCTGCG GTGCTGCGTCTGGCACGGCTGAGCTGCTGCCTTCCCCAGGAGGCTCCTGGAACTGGACCGTCGGCCTTCCCACGGACAACGGCCATGACAGCGACCAGGTCTTCGAGTTCAACGGCACTCAGGCGGTGAGGGTCCCGGATGGCATCATGTCCGTCAACCCCAAGGAGCCCTTTACGATCTCTGTGTGGATGAGGCACGGGCCATTTGGCAAGAAGAAGGAGACGATTCTTTGCAGCTCAGACAAAACAG AGATGAACCGACACCGTTACTCACTCTATGTCCACGGCTGCCGGCTGGTTTTCCTCCTCCGTCAGGATCCTTcagaagagaagaaatacaaaCCTGCAGAATTCCACTGGAAGCTGAGTCAG GTCTGTGACGAGGAATGGCATCACTATGTCCTCAACGTGGAAATCCCCAGTGTGACCCTCTACGTGGACGGTGTCCCTCATGAGCCCTTCTCTGTCACTGAAGATTACCCACTTCATCCATCCAAGATCGAAACCCAGCTTGTGGTTGGGGCTTGCTGGCAAG AGTATTCAGGAGTTGAAAGTGACAATGAAACTGAGCCTGTGCCTCTGGCCTCCGCAG GTGGTGACTTGCGCATGACCCAGTTTTTCCGAGGTAATCTGGCTGGCCTGACCATCCGTTCTGGGAAGCTCACAGATAAGAAGGTGATTGACTGTCTGTATACCTGCAAAGAGGGGCTAGATCTGCACACCCCCGAAGACAATGGCAGAGGTGTCAAG ATCCAGGCCAACCCTAGTCAGTCGATGTTGACCTTGGAGGGAGAGGACGTGGCGGAGCTTGATAAGGCCATGCAACACATTTCCTACCTTAATTCACGACAGttccccaccccagggatccGAAGACTCAAAATCACCAGCACAGTCAA GTGTTTTAACGAGGCTGCCTGCATCTCCATCCCCCCGGTGGATGGCTATGTGATGGTTTTGCAGCCAGAAGAGCCCAAAATCAGTCTGAGCGGCATCCACCATTTTGCTCGAGCGGCTTCTGAATTTGAAAGCTCAGAGGGGGTTTTCCTCTTCCCTGAGCTTCGGATCATCAGCACCATCACGagagaagtggagcctgaaggggAAGGGGATGAGGACCCAACAG TTCAAGAGTCACTGGTGTCGGAGGAGATCGTGCACGACCTGGACACCTGTGAGGTCACAGTGGAGGGAGAAGAACTGAATGGAGAGCAGGAGAGCCTGGAGGTGGACACGGCCCGCCTGCAGCAGAAGGGCATCGAAATGAGCAGTTCTGACATGGGCGTGGTCTTCACAG GTGTTGACACCATGGCCAGCTACGAGGAGATCTTACACCTCCTGTGCTATCGGAACTGGCACACCAGGTCCTTGCTTGACCGCAAGTTCAAGCTTGTCTGCTCTGAGCTGAATGGTCGCTATGTCAGCAATGAGTTCCAGGTGGAG GTGAATGTCATCCATACGGCCAACCCCGTGGAGCACGCCAGCCACATAGCCGCCCAGCCGCAGTTCGTCCATCCCGAGCACCGCTCCTTCATTGACCTCTCTGGTCACAACCTGGCCAACCCCCACCCGTTTGCAG TCGTCCCCAGCACTGCCACCGTCGTCATTGTGGTGTGCGTCAGCTTCCTGGTTTTCATGATCATCCTGGGGGTGTTCCGGATCCGGGCTGCACACCAGAGGACCATGCGAGACCAGGACACCGGGAAAGAGAACGAGATGGACTGGGACGACTCTGCCCTGACCATCACCGTGAACCCCATGGAG ACATACGAGGACCAGCATAGcagtgaggaggaagaggaggaggaggaagaggagagcgaGGATGGGGACGAGGAGGACGACATCACCAGTGCCGAGTCGGAGAGCAGTGAGGAGGACGAGGGGGAGCACGGGGACCCGAAGACTGCGAAccggcagcagcagctggagtGGGACGACTCCACCCTCAGCTACTGA
- the CLSTN1 gene encoding calsyntenin-1 isoform X3, whose product MLRRPAPALAPAAWLLLAGLLCSGGGWASRVNKHKPWLEPTYHGLVTESDSTVLLDPPLIALDKDAPLRFAESFEVTVTKEGEICGFKIHGQNVPFDAVVVDKSTGEGVIRSTEKLDCELQKDYTFTIQAYDCGKGPDGASVKKSHKATVHIQVNDVNEYAPVFKEKSYKATVVEGRQYDSILRVEAVDADCSPQFSQICSYEIVTPDVPFTVDKDGYIKNTEKLNYGKEHQYKLTVTAYDCGKKRAAEDVLVKISIKPTCTPGWQGWNSRVEYEPGTGALTLFPNVHLETCDESVASVQVVVELETSHIGKGCDRDTYSEKSLHRLCGAASGTAELLPSPGGSWNWTVGLPTDNGHDSDQVFEFNGTQAVRVPDGIMSVNPKEPFTISVWMRHGPFGKKKETILCSSDKTEMNRHRYSLYVHGCRLVFLLRQDPSEEKKYKPAEFHWKLSQVCDEEWHHYVLNVEIPSVTLYVDGVPHEPFSVTEDYPLHPSKIETQLVVGACWQGGDLRMTQFFRGNLAGLTIRSGKLTDKKVIDCLYTCKEGLDLHTPEDNGRGVKIQANPSQSMLTLEGEDVAELDKAMQHISYLNSRQFPTPGIRRLKITSTVKCFNEAACISIPPVDGYVMVLQPEEPKISLSGIHHFARAASEFESSEGVFLFPELRIISTITREVEPEGEGDEDPTVQESLVSEEIVHDLDTCEVTVEGEELNGEQESLEVDTARLQQKGIEMSSSDMGVVFTGVDTMASYEEILHLLCYRNWHTRSLLDRKFKLVCSELNGRYVSNEFQVEVNVIHTANPVEHASHIAAQPQFVHPEHRSFIDLSGHNLANPHPFAVVPSTATVVIVVCVSFLVFMIILGVFRIRAAHQRTMRDQDTGKENEMDWDDSALTITVNPMETYEDQHSSEEEEEEEEEESEDGDEEDDITSAESESSEEDEGEHGDPKTANRQQQLEWDDSTLSY is encoded by the exons AGAGTTTTGAGGTGACAGTCACCAAAGAAG GTGAGATTTGTGGATTTAAGATTCACGGACAGAATGTGCCCTTTGACGCAGTGGTGGTGGATAAATCCACTGGCGAGGGGGTCATTCGCTCCACAGAGAAGCTGGACTGTGAGCTGCAGAAGGACTACACGTTCACCATCCAGGCCTATGACTGTGGGAAGGGGCCAGACGGGGCCAGTGTAAAAAAATCTCACAA AGCAACTGTCCACATTCAGGTGAATGACGTCAACGAATATGCGCCCGTGTTCAAGGAGAAGTCCTACAAAGCCACAGTGGTGGAGGGGAGGCAGTACGACAGCATCTTGAGGGTGGAGGCGGTGGACGCAGACTGCTCCCCCCAGTTCAGCCAAATCTGCAGCTATGAGATCGTCACCCCGGATGTGCCATTCACTGTCGACAAAGATG GTTACATAAAAAACACAGAGAAGCTGAACTATGGTAAAGAGCACCAGTACAAGCTGACTGTCACGGCCTATGACTGCGGGAAGAAAAGAGCGGCAGAAGACGTTTTGGTGAAGATCAGCATCAAGCCCACCTGCACCCCTGGGTGGCAAG GATGGAACAGCAGGGTCGAATACGAGCCTGGCACCGGCGCTCTGACACTCTTTCCGAATGTCCACCTGGAAACGTGTGACGAGTCGGTGGCCTCGGTGCAGGTAGTGGTGGAGCTGGAGACCAGCCACATCGGGAAGGGCTGTGACCGTGACACCTACTCCGAGAAATCACTTCACCGGCTCTGCG GTGCTGCGTCTGGCACGGCTGAGCTGCTGCCTTCCCCAGGAGGCTCCTGGAACTGGACCGTCGGCCTTCCCACGGACAACGGCCATGACAGCGACCAGGTCTTCGAGTTCAACGGCACTCAGGCGGTGAGGGTCCCGGATGGCATCATGTCCGTCAACCCCAAGGAGCCCTTTACGATCTCTGTGTGGATGAGGCACGGGCCATTTGGCAAGAAGAAGGAGACGATTCTTTGCAGCTCAGACAAAACAG AGATGAACCGACACCGTTACTCACTCTATGTCCACGGCTGCCGGCTGGTTTTCCTCCTCCGTCAGGATCCTTcagaagagaagaaatacaaaCCTGCAGAATTCCACTGGAAGCTGAGTCAG GTCTGTGACGAGGAATGGCATCACTATGTCCTCAACGTGGAAATCCCCAGTGTGACCCTCTACGTGGACGGTGTCCCTCATGAGCCCTTCTCTGTCACTGAAGATTACCCACTTCATCCATCCAAGATCGAAACCCAGCTTGTGGTTGGGGCTTGCTGGCAAG GTGGTGACTTGCGCATGACCCAGTTTTTCCGAGGTAATCTGGCTGGCCTGACCATCCGTTCTGGGAAGCTCACAGATAAGAAGGTGATTGACTGTCTGTATACCTGCAAAGAGGGGCTAGATCTGCACACCCCCGAAGACAATGGCAGAGGTGTCAAG ATCCAGGCCAACCCTAGTCAGTCGATGTTGACCTTGGAGGGAGAGGACGTGGCGGAGCTTGATAAGGCCATGCAACACATTTCCTACCTTAATTCACGACAGttccccaccccagggatccGAAGACTCAAAATCACCAGCACAGTCAA GTGTTTTAACGAGGCTGCCTGCATCTCCATCCCCCCGGTGGATGGCTATGTGATGGTTTTGCAGCCAGAAGAGCCCAAAATCAGTCTGAGCGGCATCCACCATTTTGCTCGAGCGGCTTCTGAATTTGAAAGCTCAGAGGGGGTTTTCCTCTTCCCTGAGCTTCGGATCATCAGCACCATCACGagagaagtggagcctgaaggggAAGGGGATGAGGACCCAACAG TTCAAGAGTCACTGGTGTCGGAGGAGATCGTGCACGACCTGGACACCTGTGAGGTCACAGTGGAGGGAGAAGAACTGAATGGAGAGCAGGAGAGCCTGGAGGTGGACACGGCCCGCCTGCAGCAGAAGGGCATCGAAATGAGCAGTTCTGACATGGGCGTGGTCTTCACAG GTGTTGACACCATGGCCAGCTACGAGGAGATCTTACACCTCCTGTGCTATCGGAACTGGCACACCAGGTCCTTGCTTGACCGCAAGTTCAAGCTTGTCTGCTCTGAGCTGAATGGTCGCTATGTCAGCAATGAGTTCCAGGTGGAG GTGAATGTCATCCATACGGCCAACCCCGTGGAGCACGCCAGCCACATAGCCGCCCAGCCGCAGTTCGTCCATCCCGAGCACCGCTCCTTCATTGACCTCTCTGGTCACAACCTGGCCAACCCCCACCCGTTTGCAG TCGTCCCCAGCACTGCCACCGTCGTCATTGTGGTGTGCGTCAGCTTCCTGGTTTTCATGATCATCCTGGGGGTGTTCCGGATCCGGGCTGCACACCAGAGGACCATGCGAGACCAGGACACCGGGAAAGAGAACGAGATGGACTGGGACGACTCTGCCCTGACCATCACCGTGAACCCCATGGAG ACATACGAGGACCAGCATAGcagtgaggaggaagaggaggaggaggaagaggagagcgaGGATGGGGACGAGGAGGACGACATCACCAGTGCCGAGTCGGAGAGCAGTGAGGAGGACGAGGGGGAGCACGGGGACCCGAAGACTGCGAAccggcagcagcagctggagtGGGACGACTCCACCCTCAGCTACTGA
- the CLSTN1 gene encoding calsyntenin-1 isoform X2: protein MLRRPAPALAPAAWLLLAGLLCSGGGWASRVNKHKPWLEPTYHGLVTESDSTVLLDPPLIALDKDAPLRFAGEICGFKIHGQNVPFDAVVVDKSTGEGVIRSTEKLDCELQKDYTFTIQAYDCGKGPDGASVKKSHKATVHIQVNDVNEYAPVFKEKSYKATVVEGRQYDSILRVEAVDADCSPQFSQICSYEIVTPDVPFTVDKDGYIKNTEKLNYGKEHQYKLTVTAYDCGKKRAAEDVLVKISIKPTCTPGWQGWNSRVEYEPGTGALTLFPNVHLETCDESVASVQVVVELETSHIGKGCDRDTYSEKSLHRLCGAASGTAELLPSPGGSWNWTVGLPTDNGHDSDQVFEFNGTQAVRVPDGIMSVNPKEPFTISVWMRHGPFGKKKETILCSSDKTEMNRHRYSLYVHGCRLVFLLRQDPSEEKKYKPAEFHWKLSQVCDEEWHHYVLNVEIPSVTLYVDGVPHEPFSVTEDYPLHPSKIETQLVVGACWQEYSGVESDNETEPVPLASAGGDLRMTQFFRGNLAGLTIRSGKLTDKKVIDCLYTCKEGLDLHTPEDNGRGVKIQANPSQSMLTLEGEDVAELDKAMQHISYLNSRQFPTPGIRRLKITSTVKCFNEAACISIPPVDGYVMVLQPEEPKISLSGIHHFARAASEFESSEGVFLFPELRIISTITREVEPEGEGDEDPTVQESLVSEEIVHDLDTCEVTVEGEELNGEQESLEVDTARLQQKGIEMSSSDMGVVFTGVDTMASYEEILHLLCYRNWHTRSLLDRKFKLVCSELNGRYVSNEFQVEVNVIHTANPVEHASHIAAQPQFVHPEHRSFIDLSGHNLANPHPFAVVPSTATVVIVVCVSFLVFMIILGVFRIRAAHQRTMRDQDTGKENEMDWDDSALTITVNPMETYEDQHSSEEEEEEEEEESEDGDEEDDITSAESESSEEDEGEHGDPKTANRQQQLEWDDSTLSY, encoded by the exons GTGAGATTTGTGGATTTAAGATTCACGGACAGAATGTGCCCTTTGACGCAGTGGTGGTGGATAAATCCACTGGCGAGGGGGTCATTCGCTCCACAGAGAAGCTGGACTGTGAGCTGCAGAAGGACTACACGTTCACCATCCAGGCCTATGACTGTGGGAAGGGGCCAGACGGGGCCAGTGTAAAAAAATCTCACAA AGCAACTGTCCACATTCAGGTGAATGACGTCAACGAATATGCGCCCGTGTTCAAGGAGAAGTCCTACAAAGCCACAGTGGTGGAGGGGAGGCAGTACGACAGCATCTTGAGGGTGGAGGCGGTGGACGCAGACTGCTCCCCCCAGTTCAGCCAAATCTGCAGCTATGAGATCGTCACCCCGGATGTGCCATTCACTGTCGACAAAGATG GTTACATAAAAAACACAGAGAAGCTGAACTATGGTAAAGAGCACCAGTACAAGCTGACTGTCACGGCCTATGACTGCGGGAAGAAAAGAGCGGCAGAAGACGTTTTGGTGAAGATCAGCATCAAGCCCACCTGCACCCCTGGGTGGCAAG GATGGAACAGCAGGGTCGAATACGAGCCTGGCACCGGCGCTCTGACACTCTTTCCGAATGTCCACCTGGAAACGTGTGACGAGTCGGTGGCCTCGGTGCAGGTAGTGGTGGAGCTGGAGACCAGCCACATCGGGAAGGGCTGTGACCGTGACACCTACTCCGAGAAATCACTTCACCGGCTCTGCG GTGCTGCGTCTGGCACGGCTGAGCTGCTGCCTTCCCCAGGAGGCTCCTGGAACTGGACCGTCGGCCTTCCCACGGACAACGGCCATGACAGCGACCAGGTCTTCGAGTTCAACGGCACTCAGGCGGTGAGGGTCCCGGATGGCATCATGTCCGTCAACCCCAAGGAGCCCTTTACGATCTCTGTGTGGATGAGGCACGGGCCATTTGGCAAGAAGAAGGAGACGATTCTTTGCAGCTCAGACAAAACAG AGATGAACCGACACCGTTACTCACTCTATGTCCACGGCTGCCGGCTGGTTTTCCTCCTCCGTCAGGATCCTTcagaagagaagaaatacaaaCCTGCAGAATTCCACTGGAAGCTGAGTCAG GTCTGTGACGAGGAATGGCATCACTATGTCCTCAACGTGGAAATCCCCAGTGTGACCCTCTACGTGGACGGTGTCCCTCATGAGCCCTTCTCTGTCACTGAAGATTACCCACTTCATCCATCCAAGATCGAAACCCAGCTTGTGGTTGGGGCTTGCTGGCAAG AGTATTCAGGAGTTGAAAGTGACAATGAAACTGAGCCTGTGCCTCTGGCCTCCGCAG GTGGTGACTTGCGCATGACCCAGTTTTTCCGAGGTAATCTGGCTGGCCTGACCATCCGTTCTGGGAAGCTCACAGATAAGAAGGTGATTGACTGTCTGTATACCTGCAAAGAGGGGCTAGATCTGCACACCCCCGAAGACAATGGCAGAGGTGTCAAG ATCCAGGCCAACCCTAGTCAGTCGATGTTGACCTTGGAGGGAGAGGACGTGGCGGAGCTTGATAAGGCCATGCAACACATTTCCTACCTTAATTCACGACAGttccccaccccagggatccGAAGACTCAAAATCACCAGCACAGTCAA GTGTTTTAACGAGGCTGCCTGCATCTCCATCCCCCCGGTGGATGGCTATGTGATGGTTTTGCAGCCAGAAGAGCCCAAAATCAGTCTGAGCGGCATCCACCATTTTGCTCGAGCGGCTTCTGAATTTGAAAGCTCAGAGGGGGTTTTCCTCTTCCCTGAGCTTCGGATCATCAGCACCATCACGagagaagtggagcctgaaggggAAGGGGATGAGGACCCAACAG TTCAAGAGTCACTGGTGTCGGAGGAGATCGTGCACGACCTGGACACCTGTGAGGTCACAGTGGAGGGAGAAGAACTGAATGGAGAGCAGGAGAGCCTGGAGGTGGACACGGCCCGCCTGCAGCAGAAGGGCATCGAAATGAGCAGTTCTGACATGGGCGTGGTCTTCACAG GTGTTGACACCATGGCCAGCTACGAGGAGATCTTACACCTCCTGTGCTATCGGAACTGGCACACCAGGTCCTTGCTTGACCGCAAGTTCAAGCTTGTCTGCTCTGAGCTGAATGGTCGCTATGTCAGCAATGAGTTCCAGGTGGAG GTGAATGTCATCCATACGGCCAACCCCGTGGAGCACGCCAGCCACATAGCCGCCCAGCCGCAGTTCGTCCATCCCGAGCACCGCTCCTTCATTGACCTCTCTGGTCACAACCTGGCCAACCCCCACCCGTTTGCAG TCGTCCCCAGCACTGCCACCGTCGTCATTGTGGTGTGCGTCAGCTTCCTGGTTTTCATGATCATCCTGGGGGTGTTCCGGATCCGGGCTGCACACCAGAGGACCATGCGAGACCAGGACACCGGGAAAGAGAACGAGATGGACTGGGACGACTCTGCCCTGACCATCACCGTGAACCCCATGGAG ACATACGAGGACCAGCATAGcagtgaggaggaagaggaggaggaggaagaggagagcgaGGATGGGGACGAGGAGGACGACATCACCAGTGCCGAGTCGGAGAGCAGTGAGGAGGACGAGGGGGAGCACGGGGACCCGAAGACTGCGAAccggcagcagcagctggagtGGGACGACTCCACCCTCAGCTACTGA
- the CLSTN1 gene encoding calsyntenin-1 isoform X4 has translation MLRRPAPALAPAAWLLLAGLLCSGGGWASRVNKHKPWLEPTYHGLVTESDSTVLLDPPLIALDKDAPLRFAGEICGFKIHGQNVPFDAVVVDKSTGEGVIRSTEKLDCELQKDYTFTIQAYDCGKGPDGASVKKSHKATVHIQVNDVNEYAPVFKEKSYKATVVEGRQYDSILRVEAVDADCSPQFSQICSYEIVTPDVPFTVDKDGYIKNTEKLNYGKEHQYKLTVTAYDCGKKRAAEDVLVKISIKPTCTPGWQGWNSRVEYEPGTGALTLFPNVHLETCDESVASVQVVVELETSHIGKGCDRDTYSEKSLHRLCGAASGTAELLPSPGGSWNWTVGLPTDNGHDSDQVFEFNGTQAVRVPDGIMSVNPKEPFTISVWMRHGPFGKKKETILCSSDKTEMNRHRYSLYVHGCRLVFLLRQDPSEEKKYKPAEFHWKLSQVCDEEWHHYVLNVEIPSVTLYVDGVPHEPFSVTEDYPLHPSKIETQLVVGACWQGGDLRMTQFFRGNLAGLTIRSGKLTDKKVIDCLYTCKEGLDLHTPEDNGRGVKIQANPSQSMLTLEGEDVAELDKAMQHISYLNSRQFPTPGIRRLKITSTVKCFNEAACISIPPVDGYVMVLQPEEPKISLSGIHHFARAASEFESSEGVFLFPELRIISTITREVEPEGEGDEDPTVQESLVSEEIVHDLDTCEVTVEGEELNGEQESLEVDTARLQQKGIEMSSSDMGVVFTGVDTMASYEEILHLLCYRNWHTRSLLDRKFKLVCSELNGRYVSNEFQVEVNVIHTANPVEHASHIAAQPQFVHPEHRSFIDLSGHNLANPHPFAVVPSTATVVIVVCVSFLVFMIILGVFRIRAAHQRTMRDQDTGKENEMDWDDSALTITVNPMETYEDQHSSEEEEEEEEEESEDGDEEDDITSAESESSEEDEGEHGDPKTANRQQQLEWDDSTLSY, from the exons GTGAGATTTGTGGATTTAAGATTCACGGACAGAATGTGCCCTTTGACGCAGTGGTGGTGGATAAATCCACTGGCGAGGGGGTCATTCGCTCCACAGAGAAGCTGGACTGTGAGCTGCAGAAGGACTACACGTTCACCATCCAGGCCTATGACTGTGGGAAGGGGCCAGACGGGGCCAGTGTAAAAAAATCTCACAA AGCAACTGTCCACATTCAGGTGAATGACGTCAACGAATATGCGCCCGTGTTCAAGGAGAAGTCCTACAAAGCCACAGTGGTGGAGGGGAGGCAGTACGACAGCATCTTGAGGGTGGAGGCGGTGGACGCAGACTGCTCCCCCCAGTTCAGCCAAATCTGCAGCTATGAGATCGTCACCCCGGATGTGCCATTCACTGTCGACAAAGATG GTTACATAAAAAACACAGAGAAGCTGAACTATGGTAAAGAGCACCAGTACAAGCTGACTGTCACGGCCTATGACTGCGGGAAGAAAAGAGCGGCAGAAGACGTTTTGGTGAAGATCAGCATCAAGCCCACCTGCACCCCTGGGTGGCAAG GATGGAACAGCAGGGTCGAATACGAGCCTGGCACCGGCGCTCTGACACTCTTTCCGAATGTCCACCTGGAAACGTGTGACGAGTCGGTGGCCTCGGTGCAGGTAGTGGTGGAGCTGGAGACCAGCCACATCGGGAAGGGCTGTGACCGTGACACCTACTCCGAGAAATCACTTCACCGGCTCTGCG GTGCTGCGTCTGGCACGGCTGAGCTGCTGCCTTCCCCAGGAGGCTCCTGGAACTGGACCGTCGGCCTTCCCACGGACAACGGCCATGACAGCGACCAGGTCTTCGAGTTCAACGGCACTCAGGCGGTGAGGGTCCCGGATGGCATCATGTCCGTCAACCCCAAGGAGCCCTTTACGATCTCTGTGTGGATGAGGCACGGGCCATTTGGCAAGAAGAAGGAGACGATTCTTTGCAGCTCAGACAAAACAG AGATGAACCGACACCGTTACTCACTCTATGTCCACGGCTGCCGGCTGGTTTTCCTCCTCCGTCAGGATCCTTcagaagagaagaaatacaaaCCTGCAGAATTCCACTGGAAGCTGAGTCAG GTCTGTGACGAGGAATGGCATCACTATGTCCTCAACGTGGAAATCCCCAGTGTGACCCTCTACGTGGACGGTGTCCCTCATGAGCCCTTCTCTGTCACTGAAGATTACCCACTTCATCCATCCAAGATCGAAACCCAGCTTGTGGTTGGGGCTTGCTGGCAAG GTGGTGACTTGCGCATGACCCAGTTTTTCCGAGGTAATCTGGCTGGCCTGACCATCCGTTCTGGGAAGCTCACAGATAAGAAGGTGATTGACTGTCTGTATACCTGCAAAGAGGGGCTAGATCTGCACACCCCCGAAGACAATGGCAGAGGTGTCAAG ATCCAGGCCAACCCTAGTCAGTCGATGTTGACCTTGGAGGGAGAGGACGTGGCGGAGCTTGATAAGGCCATGCAACACATTTCCTACCTTAATTCACGACAGttccccaccccagggatccGAAGACTCAAAATCACCAGCACAGTCAA GTGTTTTAACGAGGCTGCCTGCATCTCCATCCCCCCGGTGGATGGCTATGTGATGGTTTTGCAGCCAGAAGAGCCCAAAATCAGTCTGAGCGGCATCCACCATTTTGCTCGAGCGGCTTCTGAATTTGAAAGCTCAGAGGGGGTTTTCCTCTTCCCTGAGCTTCGGATCATCAGCACCATCACGagagaagtggagcctgaaggggAAGGGGATGAGGACCCAACAG TTCAAGAGTCACTGGTGTCGGAGGAGATCGTGCACGACCTGGACACCTGTGAGGTCACAGTGGAGGGAGAAGAACTGAATGGAGAGCAGGAGAGCCTGGAGGTGGACACGGCCCGCCTGCAGCAGAAGGGCATCGAAATGAGCAGTTCTGACATGGGCGTGGTCTTCACAG GTGTTGACACCATGGCCAGCTACGAGGAGATCTTACACCTCCTGTGCTATCGGAACTGGCACACCAGGTCCTTGCTTGACCGCAAGTTCAAGCTTGTCTGCTCTGAGCTGAATGGTCGCTATGTCAGCAATGAGTTCCAGGTGGAG GTGAATGTCATCCATACGGCCAACCCCGTGGAGCACGCCAGCCACATAGCCGCCCAGCCGCAGTTCGTCCATCCCGAGCACCGCTCCTTCATTGACCTCTCTGGTCACAACCTGGCCAACCCCCACCCGTTTGCAG TCGTCCCCAGCACTGCCACCGTCGTCATTGTGGTGTGCGTCAGCTTCCTGGTTTTCATGATCATCCTGGGGGTGTTCCGGATCCGGGCTGCACACCAGAGGACCATGCGAGACCAGGACACCGGGAAAGAGAACGAGATGGACTGGGACGACTCTGCCCTGACCATCACCGTGAACCCCATGGAG ACATACGAGGACCAGCATAGcagtgaggaggaagaggaggaggaggaagaggagagcgaGGATGGGGACGAGGAGGACGACATCACCAGTGCCGAGTCGGAGAGCAGTGAGGAGGACGAGGGGGAGCACGGGGACCCGAAGACTGCGAAccggcagcagcagctggagtGGGACGACTCCACCCTCAGCTACTGA